From Humisphaera borealis, the proteins below share one genomic window:
- a CDS encoding type II secretion system protein has translation MSRRGSSRAGFTLVELLVVIGIIALLMSILLPSLQRAREAGNTTKCLSNLRQLGNAIMNYANENKGALVPCDVRGPATSTTVDSWATLLVGYRYLSYPDVFDKTTPPSFDSVFKCPSGTTDMRGTSTTGTGIPDSRKDVRGAGPTLYTSNFIMTGKSVWSWYAPNGTSNNDLTIPMHRVVSDSWPGTNQVGAPRKIGSIKNSSEVVILFDGIGSVNMQTQNANRLNARHGNQKQTNCLMLDGHAETFATETLPGGGGDAGALPTDAAATFSTANLAKYPYPKWRVNNTR, from the coding sequence ATGTCACGTCGAGGGTCTTCACGCGCCGGATTTACCCTGGTCGAACTGCTGGTGGTCATCGGCATTATCGCGCTGCTGATGTCGATTCTGCTTCCGTCGCTGCAAAGGGCGCGGGAGGCCGGCAACACCACCAAGTGTCTGTCCAACCTTCGACAGCTCGGCAACGCGATCATGAACTACGCCAACGAGAACAAGGGCGCATTGGTCCCTTGCGATGTTCGCGGACCGGCCACCAGCACGACGGTCGATTCCTGGGCAACGCTGCTCGTCGGCTATCGCTACCTCTCCTACCCTGATGTCTTCGATAAGACGACGCCGCCGTCGTTCGATTCGGTCTTCAAGTGCCCGAGTGGAACGACCGATATGCGTGGCACTTCGACGACGGGCACCGGTATCCCGGATTCCCGCAAGGATGTCCGCGGTGCAGGGCCGACGCTCTACACGTCGAACTTCATCATGACGGGCAAGTCGGTCTGGTCCTGGTACGCGCCGAACGGGACCAGCAACAATGACCTGACCATCCCCATGCACCGTGTGGTCTCCGACAGCTGGCCGGGTACCAACCAGGTCGGGGCCCCCCGCAAAATCGGTTCGATCAAGAACTCGTCCGAGGTGGTCATTCTGTTCGATGGCATCGGCAGCGTGAACATGCAGACGCAGAACGCCAACCGCCTGAACGCCCGTCATGGCAACCAGAAGCAGACCAACTGCCTGATGCTCGACGGCCACGCCGAAACCTTCGCGACGGAAACACTGCCCGGCGGTGGAGGCGACGCCGGCGCGCTTCCGACCGACGCGGCCGCCACTTTCAGCACCGCCAACCTTGCCAAGTACCCGTATCCGAAGTGGCGTGTGAACAACACGCGCTGA
- a CDS encoding sulfatase family protein, whose product MNHRTPLLLLLTLLAANGVTAAAADPAGLRRIERPNVVLIFVDDMGYGDIGCFGAKDIKTPHIDRLATEGTKFTSFYVGQAVCTASRAALMTGCYPNRVGMQGALNHTSKTGIHPDELLLPEIFKQKGYATAIYGKWHLGTVDAFGPLKNGFDDFFGLPYSNDNGKKHPTIPNIPDLPLKDGEKVVELEPDQSQFTRQFTEKAVGFIDRNKSGPFFLYVPHVMPHVPIFASASFKGTSGRGLYGDVIQELDWSVGQIMAALRRHGLDDKTLVIFTSDNGPFISYGDHAGSNGPLREGKLTAYEGGMRLPCIMRWPGQVPAGRTSAEMLATIDLVPTVAKLLGVDLPKGRVIDGKDAWPLISGQPGAKSPHEVYYFYAGGELHAVRAGRWKLHVSHPYLTVAAEPGTGGKPSNWGKQAPKPITQSGIEGIASRHGYRVASQELALYDLEADVGESTNLAAANSAVVEQLMKYVFEARKDLGDELTGQIGSGVRKAGTVE is encoded by the coding sequence ATGAACCACCGCACACCGCTGTTGCTGCTGTTGACCCTGCTGGCGGCCAACGGTGTCACTGCCGCGGCAGCCGATCCTGCCGGTCTCCGCAGGATCGAACGTCCCAACGTCGTGCTGATCTTTGTTGACGACATGGGCTATGGCGACATCGGTTGCTTCGGCGCGAAAGACATCAAGACGCCCCACATCGACCGCCTGGCCACCGAGGGGACGAAGTTCACCAGCTTCTATGTCGGACAGGCTGTCTGTACGGCGTCGCGGGCCGCATTGATGACCGGGTGCTACCCCAATCGCGTGGGTATGCAGGGGGCATTGAACCACACGAGCAAGACGGGCATTCATCCCGACGAATTGCTGCTGCCCGAGATCTTCAAGCAAAAGGGATATGCAACTGCGATCTACGGCAAGTGGCATCTGGGAACGGTGGACGCGTTCGGCCCGCTGAAGAACGGGTTCGACGACTTCTTCGGCCTGCCCTATTCCAACGACAACGGGAAGAAACACCCCACGATTCCCAACATCCCCGACCTGCCTCTGAAAGACGGAGAGAAAGTCGTCGAACTGGAGCCCGATCAGTCGCAGTTCACCCGGCAGTTCACGGAGAAAGCCGTCGGGTTTATCGATCGCAACAAGTCTGGCCCGTTCTTTTTGTACGTGCCGCACGTCATGCCCCACGTGCCGATTTTCGCGTCGGCATCGTTCAAGGGCACGTCCGGCCGGGGGCTTTACGGCGACGTCATTCAGGAACTGGACTGGTCGGTCGGCCAGATCATGGCGGCCCTGCGGCGGCACGGGCTGGACGACAAAACGCTGGTCATCTTCACCAGCGACAACGGGCCATTCATTAGCTACGGCGACCACGCCGGTTCCAACGGTCCGTTGCGCGAAGGAAAGCTGACGGCTTACGAAGGCGGCATGCGACTGCCCTGCATCATGCGCTGGCCGGGACAAGTGCCGGCTGGTCGGACGTCGGCCGAGATGCTGGCCACCATCGACCTGGTTCCCACGGTGGCAAAGCTGCTCGGCGTCGATCTGCCGAAGGGAAGAGTGATCGACGGAAAGGACGCCTGGCCGCTGATCAGTGGCCAGCCGGGGGCGAAGAGTCCGCACGAGGTCTACTACTTCTACGCCGGCGGGGAACTGCACGCGGTCCGAGCAGGAAGGTGGAAGCTGCACGTTTCCCACCCGTACCTCACCGTCGCGGCAGAGCCGGGCACCGGCGGCAAGCCGAGCAACTGGGGAAAACAGGCACCCAAGCCGATTACGCAGAGCGGTATCGAAGGCATTGCCAGCCGGCATGGCTACCGCGTGGCCTCCCAGGAACTTGCCCTCTACGACCTCGAAGCTGACGTCGGCGAAAGCACCAATCTGGCAGCGGCCAATTCCGCTGTTGTCGAGCAGTTGATGAAGTACGTGTTCGAAGCGCGAAAGGACCTCGGCGACGAACTGACGGGGCAAATCGGGAGCGGCGTGCGCAAAGCAGGCACGGTCGAGTAA
- the rpsR gene encoding 30S ribosomal protein S18, translated as MARERPERAEKFQTFSRPKIKIARTSTSGKIYIDYKDTESLKKMLSGNGKILSRKRTGATAMEQRMIAQAVKRARYMSLLPYVTAIV; from the coding sequence ATGGCAAGAGAGCGTCCCGAACGGGCCGAAAAGTTTCAGACCTTCAGTCGCCCGAAAATCAAGATCGCCCGCACCAGCACCTCGGGTAAGATTTACATCGACTACAAAGACACCGAATCGCTGAAGAAGATGCTGAGCGGCAACGGCAAGATCCTCAGCCGTAAGCGCACGGGCGCTACCGCGATGGAACAGCGCATGATCGCACAGGCCGTCAAGCGGGCCCGCTACATGTCGCTTCTGCCCTACGTCACCGCGATCGTCTGA
- the deoC gene encoding deoxyribose-phosphate aldolase codes for MNPADLASRIDHTVLKPESQFADVDRVIAEAIEHGFCSVCISPVFVAHAREKLRGTGVLVCTVCGFPHGTSKSIAKAIEATGLVKDGADEVDVVAHLPYLATGNLDAARAELIELVRAVRAARRDVVVKVIVESGYLLSLGSDRGEAAIALACRAVRESGCDFIKTSTGFHPTGGATVEAVRLMKKYGEGIRIKAAGGMRDLPSTLKMIEAGADRLGMSASVAVVNELRSGSASPGGAAGY; via the coding sequence ATGAATCCCGCCGACCTCGCCTCTCGTATCGATCACACGGTGCTCAAACCCGAGTCGCAGTTTGCCGACGTAGACCGTGTGATCGCCGAGGCGATCGAGCACGGGTTCTGCTCGGTCTGCATTTCGCCGGTGTTTGTCGCCCATGCCCGGGAGAAGCTTCGAGGAACGGGGGTTCTGGTCTGCACCGTTTGTGGCTTTCCGCACGGGACCTCGAAGTCGATTGCCAAGGCGATTGAAGCGACCGGGCTGGTGAAGGACGGGGCCGATGAAGTGGACGTGGTCGCCCATCTGCCGTACCTGGCGACCGGAAACCTGGACGCCGCCCGGGCCGAGCTGATCGAACTGGTGCGGGCGGTCCGGGCGGCACGACGCGACGTGGTGGTGAAGGTGATCGTCGAATCCGGGTACCTGCTGTCGCTCGGCAGCGATCGCGGGGAAGCGGCGATCGCGTTGGCGTGCCGGGCCGTCCGGGAAAGCGGCTGCGACTTCATCAAGACCAGCACCGGGTTCCATCCCACCGGCGGCGCGACGGTCGAGGCCGTCCGGCTCATGAAAAAGTACGGCGAAGGCATCCGCATCAAGGCCGCCGGCGGCATGCGCGACCTGCCCTCGACGCTTAAGATGATCGAAGCCGGAGCCGATCGACTGGGTATGAGCGCGTCGGTCGCAGTGGTGAACGAGCTGCGATCCGGCTCGGCGTCGCCGGGCGGTGCGGCGGGGTATTGA
- a CDS encoding calcium-binding protein: MVRYFALGSVKAIVMNGNGGNDSLTVSDLVLKPVTLNGGAGDDTLRGGGGNDTLNGGNGADTLDGGRGGDVFNGGAGVDTVTYASRTKSLYVNINNIADDGEGFPDASVEKDNVKTDVENLKGGSAADWFMGSSAANTFQGFGGDDLLMGGAGDDVLIGGDGNDAFGGEGGGGADKYYGEAGDDFFYGEGSDNVYFSGGDGDDEFYVTFGGTLVGGNGNDKFYAGGSAPITINAGAGNDIIDVCNGEVKDIVDGGTGTDQVKIDKFSNTQLDKTTNCETILVGVAGF; the protein is encoded by the coding sequence GTGGTCCGTTACTTCGCGCTGGGGTCGGTGAAGGCCATCGTCATGAACGGCAACGGCGGGAACGATTCGCTCACCGTGTCGGACCTGGTCCTGAAACCTGTAACCCTAAACGGCGGTGCTGGCGACGATACCCTCCGCGGTGGCGGCGGCAACGATACCCTTAACGGGGGCAATGGCGCGGACACGCTCGACGGCGGCCGCGGCGGCGATGTGTTCAACGGTGGGGCGGGTGTCGATACCGTCACCTACGCCAGCCGTACAAAGTCCCTCTATGTCAACATCAACAACATCGCCGACGACGGCGAAGGTTTCCCCGACGCCAGCGTCGAGAAGGACAACGTCAAGACGGATGTGGAGAACCTCAAAGGCGGCTCCGCTGCCGACTGGTTCATGGGATCATCCGCCGCCAACACCTTCCAGGGCTTCGGCGGCGATGACCTCCTGATGGGCGGCGCCGGCGACGACGTCCTCATCGGCGGCGATGGCAACGACGCCTTCGGCGGTGAAGGCGGCGGCGGTGCCGACAAGTACTACGGGGAAGCCGGCGACGACTTCTTCTATGGAGAAGGCTCCGACAACGTCTACTTCAGCGGCGGCGACGGCGACGACGAGTTCTATGTCACCTTCGGCGGCACGCTCGTCGGCGGCAACGGCAACGACAAATTCTACGCCGGCGGATCGGCTCCCATCACCATCAACGCCGGCGCGGGCAACGACATCATCGACGTTTGCAACGGCGAAGTGAAAGACATCGTCGACGGAGGCACGGGCACCGATCAGGTGAAGATCGACAAGTTCAGCAACACCCAACTCGACAAGACCACCAATTGCGAAACGATTCTCGTGGGTGTCGCGGGCTTCTGA
- the rpmE gene encoding 50S ribosomal protein L31 yields MKAKIHPRYQTCNVRCACGNEFVTRSTQPKLGVDICSSCHPFFTGKQKFVDTAGRVERFSKKFGGTYSFQKTNTPAAK; encoded by the coding sequence GTGAAAGCCAAGATTCATCCCCGTTATCAGACCTGTAACGTCCGCTGCGCCTGCGGCAACGAGTTCGTCACCCGCAGCACCCAGCCCAAGCTGGGCGTCGATATCTGCTCGTCCTGCCACCCGTTCTTCACGGGCAAGCAGAAGTTCGTGGATACCGCCGGCCGCGTGGAGCGGTTCAGCAAGAAGTTCGGCGGCACCTACAGCTTCCAGAAGACCAACACACCCGCCGCCAAGTAA
- a CDS encoding ATP/GTP-binding protein, giving the protein MDPSRRIVLTGGPGAGKSVIGREIAGRYPDRFVLIPEAATQVYTRLGTRWDRLSIEERRDVQRQIYRWQLEQEQRIAEAHPGHVLLLDRGTIDGAAYWPDGPDQYWVDVGSTHGIELSRYDAVIWLETAAALGIYDGDASNAVRFEHADAAVDAGRKLLELWGPHPNLRHVGAFVHFEDKVSAVCEMLP; this is encoded by the coding sequence ATGGACCCATCGCGGCGAATCGTACTGACTGGCGGACCCGGCGCGGGCAAGAGCGTGATCGGTCGGGAGATCGCCGGTCGATACCCGGATCGGTTTGTTCTCATCCCCGAGGCCGCGACGCAGGTCTACACGCGATTGGGAACCCGCTGGGACCGTCTCTCGATCGAAGAACGCCGTGACGTGCAGCGGCAGATTTATCGCTGGCAACTCGAGCAGGAACAGAGGATCGCCGAGGCGCATCCCGGGCATGTGCTGCTGCTGGACCGCGGGACGATCGACGGGGCGGCGTATTGGCCCGACGGACCGGACCAGTACTGGGTTGATGTCGGCAGCACCCACGGCATCGAGCTGTCGCGGTACGACGCGGTGATCTGGCTGGAGACGGCGGCGGCACTGGGGATCTACGACGGCGACGCGAGCAATGCCGTCCGCTTCGAGCACGCCGACGCCGCCGTTGATGCCGGTCGCAAACTGCTCGAACTCTGGGGCCCTCACCCGAATCTCAGGCACGTGGGCGCGTTCGTACACTTCGAGGACAAGGTTTCGGCGGTGTGCGAGATGCTCCCGTAG
- a CDS encoding alpha/beta fold hydrolase, whose protein sequence is MPRPARLRRLAFTLIAWLGIGAGLSAVGRADLPDPMRVDSKDAYILHVPGIAGEAGIDHFLIGGLKDGGFKGKAEIYDWTGDEKGLKALMNRRRADEEAAKVAEKVIAFRKANPKGQIMLTGHSAGTGVIIFALEKLPKDVKVDGALLLSPALSPDYDLSSALSHVTGRVYVFSSTLDYFVLGLGTKLFGTIDRKNGDSAGRVGFIQPANAADPKQYEKLVSCPYEKGWLKFGNIGDHVSVMSRTFSRHILSPLVLSHLPGGGLPLTRPVTPEPTPTTKPSE, encoded by the coding sequence ATGCCACGACCGGCCCGCCTCCGTCGTCTTGCCTTCACGCTCATCGCCTGGCTGGGCATCGGTGCCGGGCTCTCAGCCGTCGGCCGGGCGGACCTGCCCGACCCCATGCGCGTGGACAGCAAAGACGCTTACATCCTGCACGTACCGGGCATCGCCGGGGAGGCGGGGATCGATCATTTTCTGATCGGCGGATTGAAGGACGGCGGATTCAAAGGCAAAGCCGAGATCTACGACTGGACCGGCGACGAGAAGGGCCTCAAGGCGCTGATGAACCGCCGCCGCGCCGACGAGGAAGCGGCGAAGGTCGCCGAGAAGGTGATCGCCTTCCGCAAGGCCAACCCGAAGGGGCAGATCATGCTGACCGGCCATAGCGCCGGCACGGGCGTGATCATCTTCGCGCTGGAGAAACTTCCGAAGGATGTAAAGGTGGACGGCGCGCTGCTGCTCTCGCCGGCACTGTCGCCGGATTACGACCTGTCGTCGGCGTTGTCGCACGTCACGGGACGGGTATACGTGTTTTCAAGCACGCTGGACTATTTCGTGCTGGGGCTTGGGACCAAGCTGTTCGGCACAATCGACCGCAAGAACGGCGACTCGGCCGGGCGGGTGGGGTTCATTCAGCCCGCCAATGCCGCCGACCCGAAGCAATATGAGAAGCTGGTATCCTGCCCGTATGAGAAGGGATGGCTGAAGTTCGGCAACATCGGCGACCATGTGTCGGTGATGTCGCGGACGTTCAGCCGGCACATCCTTTCGCCGCTGGTCCTATCCCACCTGCCCGGCGGCGGGCTTCCGCTGACCCGCCCGGTCACGCCTGAACCGACTCCGACGACGAAGCCGTCGGAGTGA
- a CDS encoding 3-keto-disaccharide hydrolase codes for MSRLLLLALVSLIAVGVRADVAAPPAGAFVAIFDGKTLDGWRAPDMTWWKVEDGAITGHVPADHKLKENSFLVWQGEPVKDFELKFSFRIFGKDANSGMQFRSEVKDRGLVHGYQADIDGAGKFAAGIWDEYGTRKSLAARGERATWDADGKKTAEKIPDPFDGKPADLTQWTEYHIIAVGEKITLKVNGKLACELTDRDKQKQRVSGVLAVPVIPKEMKVQYKDILLKRLP; via the coding sequence ATGTCCCGCCTACTCCTTCTGGCCCTGGTGTCGTTGATCGCCGTCGGCGTGCGGGCGGATGTCGCGGCGCCGCCGGCAGGAGCTTTCGTTGCGATCTTCGACGGCAAAACCCTGGACGGCTGGCGTGCCCCGGACATGACCTGGTGGAAGGTCGAAGACGGTGCCATCACCGGTCATGTTCCGGCCGACCACAAGCTCAAGGAGAACAGCTTCCTCGTCTGGCAGGGAGAGCCGGTCAAAGACTTCGAACTGAAGTTCAGCTTCCGAATCTTCGGCAAGGACGCCAACAGCGGCATGCAGTTTCGCTCGGAAGTCAAAGACCGCGGGCTGGTGCACGGCTACCAGGCCGATATCGACGGCGCGGGCAAGTTCGCCGCCGGTATCTGGGACGAGTATGGCACCCGCAAAAGCCTCGCTGCCCGCGGCGAGCGGGCGACGTGGGACGCAGACGGAAAAAAGACCGCCGAGAAGATCCCCGACCCCTTTGACGGCAAGCCCGCCGACCTGACGCAGTGGACCGAGTACCACATCATCGCCGTCGGCGAAAAGATCACCCTGAAGGTCAACGGCAAGCTCGCCTGCGAACTGACAGACCGCGACAAGCAGAAGCAGCGCGTCAGCGGCGTGCTGGCGGTACCTGTCATCCCGAAGGAGATGAAAGTGCAGTACAAGGACATCCTGCTGAAGCGGCTACCCTAG